In Musa acuminata AAA Group cultivar baxijiao chromosome BXJ2-3, Cavendish_Baxijiao_AAA, whole genome shotgun sequence, the following proteins share a genomic window:
- the LOC135585632 gene encoding protein PHOTOPERIOD-INDEPENDENT EARLY FLOWERING 1-like isoform X2, with the protein MSDLQEDDECTIEEDEAQITEEERREELTALKAEADLPLEELLKFYAKDNSSRKDGSGSDEDLFMPVMQKDQITEYLNQVNGENVKHHSAENNHVQQDFGQPHNRESNGDSSSFRGQLTIKKLQPKLCSENLDLCDMKHSTLGPSDDLDDRDYTAASEEKDDETTLSEEEELAKKEEVNPLEEIKSLKEESEMPVEELLARYNKDLCIDDGMKKSDFSSSSTDDQLENKTQNLKMIDGEYQEDKSPYQNELDSSVYKEIKTDCDNIMDGRESEIIIADAAAAARSAQPTGNTFSTTKVRTKFPFLLKHPLREYQHIGLDWLVTMYEKRLNGILADEMGLGKTIMTIALLAHLACDKGIWGPHLIVVPTSVMLNWETEFLKWCPAFKILTYFGSAKERKLKRQGWLKPNYFHICITTYRLVIQDSKVFKRKKWKYLILDEAHLIKNWKSQRWQTLLNFNSKRRILLTGTPLQNDLMELWSLMHFLMPHIFQSHQEFKDWFCNPISGMVEGQEKVNKEVVDRLHNVLRPFILRRLKRDVEKQLPKKHEHVIYCRLSRRQRNLYEDFIASSETQATLASSNFFGMISVIMQLRKVCNHPDLFEGRPIVSSFDMAGMDMQLSSSICTIFSSSPFSKVDLCGLNFVFTQNDYCMTSWVKDEVNSIACPPNLIQRTWLEASGSLSFFQSRYELKRKIHGTNIFEEIQKALWEERVKHVKERAMSVAWWNSLQCQKKPVYGTDLRKLVTIKHPVFDILEQKNNPSCYMNFSSRLADIVLSPIERFQKILDLVECFMFAIPASRAPFPVCWCSKGRSPVFLQPAYKEKCREVFAPLLSAIRPAIVRRQVYFPDRRLIQFDCGKLQELAILLRRLKAEGHRALIFTQMTKMLDILEAFINLYGFTYMRLDGSTQPEERQTLMQRFNTNPKYFLFILSTRSGGVGINLVGADTVIFYDSDWNPAMDQQAQDRCHRIGQTREVHIYRLISESTIEENILKKANQKRALDDLVIQSGSYNMEFFKKLDPMELFSGHRSLRIESLQKGNSSTADCSANGMDALLSNADVEAAIKQAEDEADYMALKKLEQEEAVDNQEFTEDIIGRSEDDEPVNEDETKLDEKVAEEQNCCTSVSKENDVILCSSNMCEQKSLALGGEDEDMDMLADVKQMAAAAAAAGQASSSFENQLRPIDRYAMRFLELWDPIVDKSAIEYQAIVEEQEWELDRIEKFKDELEAEIDEDQEPFLYERWDADFATTAYRQHVEALAQQQLLEELECEAQLADDADDENDAFKNGTLDERKPKTKKKMKKTKFKSLKKGPLASDMEVVHEEPSLDDISVDDKVLSPDIISAGSPTRSPPRKKRKKVFAPSEDEENNLRKSIKKLKKASHSNHVVDFNKYGKHTMEATELKLGDGATESDLRPASRTKSGGKISIAYVPVKRVIMVKPERFRKRGPVWSKDCFPAPDIWSSQEDALLCAIVHEYGTNWSFISDTLNDIPCGGSYRGRFRHPVHCCERFRELFFKYVLSAMDSSNTEKITSSGSGKALLKVTEDQIRVLLNVTSELPDNELLLQKHFLAILSSVWRANCLLESYRSRTSSKINFCSNRRFSDSCGKSQRLTGKMNLASSRQSSKLVSTALTDVYKNHEDSAIVSNELGSQSVVDHVNLMLDFPSDEVNYDSVFPSTISLSIHVPELPQAANEPPGQFLLAESSCGIAENRFRLASEACFEGDSCGWASSAFPSSDTNRYRCGLKSQSLGKHKSGSDIIKPSKLKIQRTTEVQEDPSLVSKYVAQPRPTTLMESFDILDTGCDHSQWHAMDALEEPQFVDIVPHAYDPNFFSGLEEMEPLQDITDVG; encoded by the exons atgTCGGATCTTCAg gaagatgatgAGTGCACTATTGAGGAGGATGAAGCTCAAATTACTGAGGAGGAGCGGAGAGAAGAATTAACTGCCTTGAAAGCTGAAGCTGATCTACCACTTGAGGAGCTTCTCAAGTTCTATGCCAAAGACAACT CTAGCAGGAAAGATGGTTCAGGAAGTGATGAAGATTTATTTATGCCTGTTATGCAAAAAGATCAGATTACGG AATATTTGAACCAAGTAAATGGCGAGAATGTGAAGCATCATTCTGCAGAGAATAATCATGTACAGCAAGATTTTGGTCAGCCCCATAAT AGGGAAAGTAATGGTGACTCTTCCTCCTTTCGAGGACAGTTGACTATCAAGAAATTACAGCCAAAACTTTGTTCAGAAAATCtcgacttgtgtgatatgaaacaTTCAACCCTTGGTCCAAGTGATGACTTG gaTGATAGAGATTACACTGCTGCAAGTGAGGAGAAG GATGATGAGACAACATTGTCTGAAGAGGAAGAGTTGGCAAAGAAGGAAGAAGTCAATCCGCTTGAGGAG ATAAAGTCACTGAAAGAAGAGAGTGAAATGCCCGTAGAAGAACTGCTTGCAAGGTACAACAAG GATTTATGCATTGACGATGGGATGAAGAAATCTGATTTTTCTTCCTCAAGCACTGATGATCAGCTGGAGAACAAAACTCAAAACCTCAAAATGATTGATGGTGAATATCAAGAGGACAAATCTCCATATCAAAATGAATTGGATTCTTCTGTTTATAAAGAGATAAAAACGGATTGTGATAACATAATGGATGGGAGGGAGAGTGAGATTATCATTGCCGATGCAGCAGCTGCTGCAAGATCAGCACAGCCGACTGGAAACACTTTCTCAACAACAAAAGTGCGGACAAAGTTCCCTTTCCTTCTGAAGCATCCTCTCCGTGAATACCAACACATTGGTCTAGATTGGCTGGTAACAATGTATGAAAAGAGGCTAAATGGAATTCTAGCAGATGAAATGGGCTTAGGGAAGACAATCATGACCATTGCTCTTCTTGCTCACCTAGCTTGTGACAAGGGAATATGGGGGCCTCATCTCATAGTGGTACCAACTAGTGTCATGCTCAATTGGGAGACTGAATTCCTTAAATGGTGTCCTGCATTCAAAATACTAACGTACTTTGGGAGTGCAAAGGAACGGAAGCTTAAACGACAGGGTTGGTTAAAACCTAATTACTTTCACATTTGCATTACTACTTACAGGCTTGTTATTCAGGATTCAAAAGTATttaagagaaagaaatggaaatACCTCATTCTGGACGAAGCACACTTGATAAAGAACTGGAAATCTCAGAGGTGGCAGACTCTACTGAATTTTAACTCAAAACGGCGAATTCTGTTGACTGGAACACCCTTGCAGAACGACCTTATGGAACTTTGGTCTTTGATGCATTTCTTAATGCCTCATATTTTTCAGTCTCATCAAGAATTTAAAGACTGGTTTTGCAACCCAATTTCGGGGATGGTGGAGGGCCAGGAGAAAGTTAACAAAGAAGTTGTTGACCGGTTGCATAATGTGCTTCGTCCTTTCATATTAAGACGTTTAAAAAGGGATGTGGAAAAACAACTCCCAAAGAAGCATGAACATGTCATATACTGTAGGCTTTCCAGAAGGCAGCGAAATTTGTATGAAGATTTTATTGCCAGCTCAGAAACTCAAGCAACATTAGCGAGTTCAAATTTTTTCGGGATGATTAGTGTTATAATGCAACTTCGTAAAGTTTGTAACCATCCAGATCTTTTTGAAGGCCGTCCAATTGTAAGTTCATTTGACATGGCTGGTATGGACATGCAATTGAGCTCTTCTATTTGTACAATCTTTTCTTCCAGCCCATTTTCAAAAGTTGATCTCTGTGGCTTAAATTTTGTATTTACACAAAATGATTATTGTATGACTTCATGGGTGAAGGATGAAGTCAACTCAATTGCTTGTCCCCCAAATTTAATCCAGCGTACTTGGCTTGAGGCTTCTGGCAGTCTTTCTTTTTTCCAAAGTAGATATGAGCTGAAGAGAAAAATTCATGGAACTAACATATTTGAAGAGATTCAGAAGGCCCTTTGGGAGGAAAGAGTGAAACATGTTAAAGAAAGAGCCATGTCCGTTGCATGGTGGAATTCCTTGCAGTGCCAGAAGAAGCCCGTATATGGAACTGATCTGAGGAAGCTTGTCACAATAAAACATCCGGTCTTTGACATTCTTGAGCAAAAGAATAATCCTTCATGTTACATGAACTTTTCATCGAGACTGGCAGATATAGTTCTTTCACCCATTGAACGCTTTCAGAAGATTCTTGATCTAGTTGAATGTTTCATGTTTGCAATTCCTGCTTCGCGTGCCCCCTTTCCTGTTTGCTGGTGCAGTAAAGGTAGATCTCCTGTTTTTCTGCAACCAGCATACAAGGAAAAATGCCGAGAGGTCTTTGCACCTTTATTATCAGCTATTAGGCCAGCCATTGTTCGGAGACAAGTTTATTTTCCTGACAGACGTCTAATACAGTTTGACTGTGGAAAGCTACAGGAGCTTGCAATATTGCTAAGACGATTGAAAGCAGAAGGCCACAGGGCTCTAATTTTTACTCAGATGACAAAGATGCTTGATATCTTGGAGGCTTTCATTAATTTGTATGGGTTCACCTACATGCGACTAGATGGATCTACACAGCCAGAAGAGAGACAGACACTGATGCAGCGTTTTAACACAAATCCAAAATACTTCCTGTTTATTTTGTCCACACGTAGCGGTGGTGTGGGGATCAACCTAGTTGGTGCCGATACAGTCATTTTTTATGATAGTGACTGGAATCCCGCGATGGACCAACAAGCTCAAGATAGATGCCATAGAATTGGGCAGACAAGGGAAGTGCACATTTATCGACTTATCAGTGAGAGTACCATTGAGGAAAACATCTTGAAGAAAGCAAACCAGAAGCGTGCACTTGATGATTTGGTTATACAGAGTGGTAGTTACAATATGGAGTTCTTTAAAAAGCTTGATCCAATGGAATTGTTCTCTGGCCATAGAAGTCTCAGAATTGAAAGTTTGCAGAAAGGAAACTCTAGCACTGCTGACTGTTCTGCTAATGGGATGGATGCCCTATTATCCAATGCAGATGTTGAAGCAGCTATTAAACAAGCAGAAGATGAAGCAGATTATATGGCCCTGAAAAAGTTAGAACAAGAAGAGGCTGTTGATAATCAAGAATTCACTGAAGATATCATTGGAAGATCAGAGGATGATGAGCCTGTTAATGAGGATGAGACCAAGCTTGATGAGAAAGTTGCTGAAGAGCAGAATTGCTGCACTTCAGTTAGCAAGGAAAATGACGTTATCTTATGCAGCAGTAATATGTGCGAACAAAAGTCTCTTGCATTAGGTGGGGAAGATGAAGATATGGACATGCTTGCTGATGTTAAGCAGatggctgcagcagcagcagcagctggacAAGCAAGTTCATCTTTTGAAAATCAGCTTCGTCCAATTGACAGATACGCGATGCGTTTTCTGGAACTTTGGGATCCTATAGTTGACAAATCTGCAATAGAGTATCAGGCAATTGTAGAAGAGCAAGAATGGGAGCTTGATCGAATTGAGAAATTTAAAGATGAACTAGAAGCTGAAATTGATGAAGATCAAGAGCCATTCTTATATGAAA GATGGGATGCCGATTTTGCAACCACAGCATATCGCCAGCATGTTGAAGCATTAGCTCAACAGCAG TTGTTGGAAGAACTAGAATGTGAAGCACAGTTAGCGGATGATGCAGATGATGAGAATGATGCTTTCAA GAATGGAACACTAGATGAACGGAAGCCtaagacaaaaaagaaaatgaagaagacAAAGTTCAAGTCTCTGAAGAAAGGGCCATTAGCTTCGGACATGGAAGTTGTTCATGAGGAACCATCACTAGATGACATATCTGTTGATGATAAAGTTCTTTCTCCAGATATTATCTCTGCTGGGTCACCAACACGCTCACCACCTAGAAAAAAGCGCAAGAAGGTTTTTGCTCCCTCAGAAGATGAAGAAAATAACTTGAGGAAAAGCATTAAGAAACTTAAGAAAGCTTCTCACAGTAACCATGTTGTTGATTTCAACAAGTATGGTAAACATACTATGGAAGCTACAGAATTGAAACTTGGAGACGGAGCTACCGAGTCTGATCTGAGACCTGCAAGCAGAACCAAATCTGGTGGAAAGATTTCCATCGCATATGTTCCAGTAAAACGTGTAATAATGGTGAAACCAGAAAGGTTTAGAAAGAGGGGACCAGTTTGGTCAAAAGATTGCTTTCCTGCTCCAGATATTTGGTCATCTCAGGAAGATGCTTTGTTGTGCGCAATCGTACATGAGTATGGCACTAATTGGAGCTTTATAAGTGACACACTTAATGATATTCCTTGTGGTGGATCTTACAGAGGAAGGTTTCGCCATCCTGTCCATTGTTGTGAGAGGTTTCGAGAACTGTTTTTTAAGTATGTTCTGTCTGCTATGGACAGTTCTAATACAGAAAAGATTACCTCTTCTGGATCTGGAAAGGCACTTCTAAAAGTGACTGAG GATCAAATACGTGTATTGCTGAATGTGACAAGTGAGCTTCCTGATAATGAATTGCTTCTTCAGAAACATTTCTTAGCAATTCTTTCTTCTGTATGGAGAGCAAATTGTCTCCTTGAGAGTTATCGAAGCAGGACATCTTCTAAAATTAATTTCTGTTCAAATAGGAGGTTCTCTGACTCTTGTGGTAAGTCTCAAAGATTGACTGGAAAGATGAACTTAGCCAGCTCGAGACAGTCAAGTAAGCTAGTATCCACGGCCCTTACTGATGTTTATAAGAATCACGAAGACTCAGCAATTGTTTCCAACGAGCTAGGTTCCCAATCTGTAGTTGACCATGTGAATCTGATGCTGGACTTTCCCAGTGATGAAGTGAATTATGACAGTGTTTTCCCCTCGACCATTAGTTTATCGATTCATGTTCCAGAACTGCCACAAGCAGCAAATGAACCTCCAGGGCAGTTTTTACTAGCAGAATCATCATGCGGGATTGCTGAAAATCGGTTCAG gCTGGCATCAGAAGCTTGCTTTGAGGGAGATAGTTGCGGATGGGCATCATcagcttttccttcatctgatacCAACAGATACAGATGTGGCTTGAAGTCGCAATCATTAGGCAAGCACAAATCTGGATCCGATATAATAAAGCCTTCCAAATTGAAAATTCAAAGAACTACAGAAGTGCAAGAAGACCCCAGTTTGGTTAGCAAATATGTTGCACAACCTCGACCAACAACACTCATGGAGTCTTTTGACATTTTGGACACGGGGTGTGACCATTCTCAGTGGCATGCCATGGATGCACTTGAAGAGCCACAATTTGTAGATATTGTACCCCATGCCTATGATCCAAACTTCTTTAGTGGCCTCGAGGAAATGGAACCACTGCAGGATATCACTGATGTTGGATGA
- the LOC135585632 gene encoding protein PHOTOPERIOD-INDEPENDENT EARLY FLOWERING 1-like isoform X3 encodes MPKTTLAGKMVQEVMKIYLCLLCKKIRLRVRYHDFAEYLNQVNGENVKHHSAENNHVQQDFGQPHNRESNGDSSSFRGQLTIKKLQPKLCSENLDLCDMKHSTLGPSDDLDDRDYTAASEEKDDETTLSEEEELAKKEEVNPLEEIKSLKEESEMPVEELLARYNKDLCIDDGMKKSDFSSSSTDDQLENKTQNLKMIDGEYQEDKSPYQNELDSSVYKEIKTDCDNIMDGRESEIIIADAAAAARSAQPTGNTFSTTKVRTKFPFLLKHPLREYQHIGLDWLVTMYEKRLNGILADEMGLGKTIMTIALLAHLACDKGIWGPHLIVVPTSVMLNWETEFLKWCPAFKILTYFGSAKERKLKRQGWLKPNYFHICITTYRLVIQDSKVFKRKKWKYLILDEAHLIKNWKSQRWQTLLNFNSKRRILLTGTPLQNDLMELWSLMHFLMPHIFQSHQEFKDWFCNPISGMVEGQEKVNKEVVDRLHNVLRPFILRRLKRDVEKQLPKKHEHVIYCRLSRRQRNLYEDFIASSETQATLASSNFFGMISVIMQLRKVCNHPDLFEGRPIVSSFDMAGMDMQLSSSICTIFSSSPFSKVDLCGLNFVFTQNDYCMTSWVKDEVNSIACPPNLIQRTWLEASGSLSFFQSRYELKRKIHGTNIFEEIQKALWEERVKHVKERAMSVAWWNSLQCQKKPVYGTDLRKLVTIKHPVFDILEQKNNPSCYMNFSSRLADIVLSPIERFQKILDLVECFMFAIPASRAPFPVCWCSKGRSPVFLQPAYKEKCREVFAPLLSAIRPAIVRRQVYFPDRRLIQFDCGKLQELAILLRRLKAEGHRALIFTQMTKMLDILEAFINLYGFTYMRLDGSTQPEERQTLMQRFNTNPKYFLFILSTRSGGVGINLVGADTVIFYDSDWNPAMDQQAQDRCHRIGQTREVHIYRLISESTIEENILKKANQKRALDDLVIQSGSYNMEFFKKLDPMELFSGHRSLRIESLQKGNSSTADCSANGMDALLSNADVEAAIKQAEDEADYMALKKLEQEEAVDNQEFTEDIIGRSEDDEPVNEDETKLDEKVAEEQNCCTSVSKENDVILCSSNMCEQKSLALGGEDEDMDMLADVKQMAAAAAAAGQASSSFENQLRPIDRYAMRFLELWDPIVDKSAIEYQAIVEEQEWELDRIEKFKDELEAEIDEDQEPFLYERWDADFATTAYRQHVEALAQQQLLEELECEAQLADDADDENDAFKNGTLDERKPKTKKKMKKTKFKSLKKGPLASDMEVVHEEPSLDDISVDDKVLSPDIISAGSPTRSPPRKKRKKVFAPSEDEENNLRKSIKKLKKASHSNHVVDFNKYGKHTMEATELKLGDGATESDLRPASRTKSGGKISIAYVPVKRVIMVKPERFRKRGPVWSKDCFPAPDIWSSQEDALLCAIVHEYGTNWSFISDTLNDIPCGGSYRGRFRHPVHCCERFRELFFKYVLSAMDSSNTEKITSSGSGKALLKVTEDQIRVLLNVTSELPDNELLLQKHFLAILSSVWRANCLLESYRSRTSSKINFCSNRRFSDSCGKSQRLTGKMNLASSRQSSKLVSTALTDVYKNHEDSAIVSNELGSQSVVDHVNLMLDFPSDEVNYDSVFPSTISLSIHVPELPQAANEPPGQFLLAESSCGIAENRFRLASEACFEGDSCGWASSAFPSSDTNRYRCGLKSQSLGKHKSGSDIIKPSKLKIQRTTEVQEDPSLVSKYVAQPRPTTLMESFDILDTGCDHSQWHAMDALEEPQFVDIVPHAYDPNFFSGLEEMEPLQDITDVG; translated from the exons ATGCCAAAGACAACT CTAGCAGGAAAGATGGTTCAGGAAGTGATGAAGATTTATTTATGCCTGTTATGCAAAAAGATCAGATTACGGGTGAGATATCA TGACTTTGCAGAATATTTGAACCAAGTAAATGGCGAGAATGTGAAGCATCATTCTGCAGAGAATAATCATGTACAGCAAGATTTTGGTCAGCCCCATAAT AGGGAAAGTAATGGTGACTCTTCCTCCTTTCGAGGACAGTTGACTATCAAGAAATTACAGCCAAAACTTTGTTCAGAAAATCtcgacttgtgtgatatgaaacaTTCAACCCTTGGTCCAAGTGATGACTTG gaTGATAGAGATTACACTGCTGCAAGTGAGGAGAAG GATGATGAGACAACATTGTCTGAAGAGGAAGAGTTGGCAAAGAAGGAAGAAGTCAATCCGCTTGAGGAG ATAAAGTCACTGAAAGAAGAGAGTGAAATGCCCGTAGAAGAACTGCTTGCAAGGTACAACAAG GATTTATGCATTGACGATGGGATGAAGAAATCTGATTTTTCTTCCTCAAGCACTGATGATCAGCTGGAGAACAAAACTCAAAACCTCAAAATGATTGATGGTGAATATCAAGAGGACAAATCTCCATATCAAAATGAATTGGATTCTTCTGTTTATAAAGAGATAAAAACGGATTGTGATAACATAATGGATGGGAGGGAGAGTGAGATTATCATTGCCGATGCAGCAGCTGCTGCAAGATCAGCACAGCCGACTGGAAACACTTTCTCAACAACAAAAGTGCGGACAAAGTTCCCTTTCCTTCTGAAGCATCCTCTCCGTGAATACCAACACATTGGTCTAGATTGGCTGGTAACAATGTATGAAAAGAGGCTAAATGGAATTCTAGCAGATGAAATGGGCTTAGGGAAGACAATCATGACCATTGCTCTTCTTGCTCACCTAGCTTGTGACAAGGGAATATGGGGGCCTCATCTCATAGTGGTACCAACTAGTGTCATGCTCAATTGGGAGACTGAATTCCTTAAATGGTGTCCTGCATTCAAAATACTAACGTACTTTGGGAGTGCAAAGGAACGGAAGCTTAAACGACAGGGTTGGTTAAAACCTAATTACTTTCACATTTGCATTACTACTTACAGGCTTGTTATTCAGGATTCAAAAGTATttaagagaaagaaatggaaatACCTCATTCTGGACGAAGCACACTTGATAAAGAACTGGAAATCTCAGAGGTGGCAGACTCTACTGAATTTTAACTCAAAACGGCGAATTCTGTTGACTGGAACACCCTTGCAGAACGACCTTATGGAACTTTGGTCTTTGATGCATTTCTTAATGCCTCATATTTTTCAGTCTCATCAAGAATTTAAAGACTGGTTTTGCAACCCAATTTCGGGGATGGTGGAGGGCCAGGAGAAAGTTAACAAAGAAGTTGTTGACCGGTTGCATAATGTGCTTCGTCCTTTCATATTAAGACGTTTAAAAAGGGATGTGGAAAAACAACTCCCAAAGAAGCATGAACATGTCATATACTGTAGGCTTTCCAGAAGGCAGCGAAATTTGTATGAAGATTTTATTGCCAGCTCAGAAACTCAAGCAACATTAGCGAGTTCAAATTTTTTCGGGATGATTAGTGTTATAATGCAACTTCGTAAAGTTTGTAACCATCCAGATCTTTTTGAAGGCCGTCCAATTGTAAGTTCATTTGACATGGCTGGTATGGACATGCAATTGAGCTCTTCTATTTGTACAATCTTTTCTTCCAGCCCATTTTCAAAAGTTGATCTCTGTGGCTTAAATTTTGTATTTACACAAAATGATTATTGTATGACTTCATGGGTGAAGGATGAAGTCAACTCAATTGCTTGTCCCCCAAATTTAATCCAGCGTACTTGGCTTGAGGCTTCTGGCAGTCTTTCTTTTTTCCAAAGTAGATATGAGCTGAAGAGAAAAATTCATGGAACTAACATATTTGAAGAGATTCAGAAGGCCCTTTGGGAGGAAAGAGTGAAACATGTTAAAGAAAGAGCCATGTCCGTTGCATGGTGGAATTCCTTGCAGTGCCAGAAGAAGCCCGTATATGGAACTGATCTGAGGAAGCTTGTCACAATAAAACATCCGGTCTTTGACATTCTTGAGCAAAAGAATAATCCTTCATGTTACATGAACTTTTCATCGAGACTGGCAGATATAGTTCTTTCACCCATTGAACGCTTTCAGAAGATTCTTGATCTAGTTGAATGTTTCATGTTTGCAATTCCTGCTTCGCGTGCCCCCTTTCCTGTTTGCTGGTGCAGTAAAGGTAGATCTCCTGTTTTTCTGCAACCAGCATACAAGGAAAAATGCCGAGAGGTCTTTGCACCTTTATTATCAGCTATTAGGCCAGCCATTGTTCGGAGACAAGTTTATTTTCCTGACAGACGTCTAATACAGTTTGACTGTGGAAAGCTACAGGAGCTTGCAATATTGCTAAGACGATTGAAAGCAGAAGGCCACAGGGCTCTAATTTTTACTCAGATGACAAAGATGCTTGATATCTTGGAGGCTTTCATTAATTTGTATGGGTTCACCTACATGCGACTAGATGGATCTACACAGCCAGAAGAGAGACAGACACTGATGCAGCGTTTTAACACAAATCCAAAATACTTCCTGTTTATTTTGTCCACACGTAGCGGTGGTGTGGGGATCAACCTAGTTGGTGCCGATACAGTCATTTTTTATGATAGTGACTGGAATCCCGCGATGGACCAACAAGCTCAAGATAGATGCCATAGAATTGGGCAGACAAGGGAAGTGCACATTTATCGACTTATCAGTGAGAGTACCATTGAGGAAAACATCTTGAAGAAAGCAAACCAGAAGCGTGCACTTGATGATTTGGTTATACAGAGTGGTAGTTACAATATGGAGTTCTTTAAAAAGCTTGATCCAATGGAATTGTTCTCTGGCCATAGAAGTCTCAGAATTGAAAGTTTGCAGAAAGGAAACTCTAGCACTGCTGACTGTTCTGCTAATGGGATGGATGCCCTATTATCCAATGCAGATGTTGAAGCAGCTATTAAACAAGCAGAAGATGAAGCAGATTATATGGCCCTGAAAAAGTTAGAACAAGAAGAGGCTGTTGATAATCAAGAATTCACTGAAGATATCATTGGAAGATCAGAGGATGATGAGCCTGTTAATGAGGATGAGACCAAGCTTGATGAGAAAGTTGCTGAAGAGCAGAATTGCTGCACTTCAGTTAGCAAGGAAAATGACGTTATCTTATGCAGCAGTAATATGTGCGAACAAAAGTCTCTTGCATTAGGTGGGGAAGATGAAGATATGGACATGCTTGCTGATGTTAAGCAGatggctgcagcagcagcagcagctggacAAGCAAGTTCATCTTTTGAAAATCAGCTTCGTCCAATTGACAGATACGCGATGCGTTTTCTGGAACTTTGGGATCCTATAGTTGACAAATCTGCAATAGAGTATCAGGCAATTGTAGAAGAGCAAGAATGGGAGCTTGATCGAATTGAGAAATTTAAAGATGAACTAGAAGCTGAAATTGATGAAGATCAAGAGCCATTCTTATATGAAA GATGGGATGCCGATTTTGCAACCACAGCATATCGCCAGCATGTTGAAGCATTAGCTCAACAGCAG TTGTTGGAAGAACTAGAATGTGAAGCACAGTTAGCGGATGATGCAGATGATGAGAATGATGCTTTCAA GAATGGAACACTAGATGAACGGAAGCCtaagacaaaaaagaaaatgaagaagacAAAGTTCAAGTCTCTGAAGAAAGGGCCATTAGCTTCGGACATGGAAGTTGTTCATGAGGAACCATCACTAGATGACATATCTGTTGATGATAAAGTTCTTTCTCCAGATATTATCTCTGCTGGGTCACCAACACGCTCACCACCTAGAAAAAAGCGCAAGAAGGTTTTTGCTCCCTCAGAAGATGAAGAAAATAACTTGAGGAAAAGCATTAAGAAACTTAAGAAAGCTTCTCACAGTAACCATGTTGTTGATTTCAACAAGTATGGTAAACATACTATGGAAGCTACAGAATTGAAACTTGGAGACGGAGCTACCGAGTCTGATCTGAGACCTGCAAGCAGAACCAAATCTGGTGGAAAGATTTCCATCGCATATGTTCCAGTAAAACGTGTAATAATGGTGAAACCAGAAAGGTTTAGAAAGAGGGGACCAGTTTGGTCAAAAGATTGCTTTCCTGCTCCAGATATTTGGTCATCTCAGGAAGATGCTTTGTTGTGCGCAATCGTACATGAGTATGGCACTAATTGGAGCTTTATAAGTGACACACTTAATGATATTCCTTGTGGTGGATCTTACAGAGGAAGGTTTCGCCATCCTGTCCATTGTTGTGAGAGGTTTCGAGAACTGTTTTTTAAGTATGTTCTGTCTGCTATGGACAGTTCTAATACAGAAAAGATTACCTCTTCTGGATCTGGAAAGGCACTTCTAAAAGTGACTGAG GATCAAATACGTGTATTGCTGAATGTGACAAGTGAGCTTCCTGATAATGAATTGCTTCTTCAGAAACATTTCTTAGCAATTCTTTCTTCTGTATGGAGAGCAAATTGTCTCCTTGAGAGTTATCGAAGCAGGACATCTTCTAAAATTAATTTCTGTTCAAATAGGAGGTTCTCTGACTCTTGTGGTAAGTCTCAAAGATTGACTGGAAAGATGAACTTAGCCAGCTCGAGACAGTCAAGTAAGCTAGTATCCACGGCCCTTACTGATGTTTATAAGAATCACGAAGACTCAGCAATTGTTTCCAACGAGCTAGGTTCCCAATCTGTAGTTGACCATGTGAATCTGATGCTGGACTTTCCCAGTGATGAAGTGAATTATGACAGTGTTTTCCCCTCGACCATTAGTTTATCGATTCATGTTCCAGAACTGCCACAAGCAGCAAATGAACCTCCAGGGCAGTTTTTACTAGCAGAATCATCATGCGGGATTGCTGAAAATCGGTTCAG gCTGGCATCAGAAGCTTGCTTTGAGGGAGATAGTTGCGGATGGGCATCATcagcttttccttcatctgatacCAACAGATACAGATGTGGCTTGAAGTCGCAATCATTAGGCAAGCACAAATCTGGATCCGATATAATAAAGCCTTCCAAATTGAAAATTCAAAGAACTACAGAAGTGCAAGAAGACCCCAGTTTGGTTAGCAAATATGTTGCACAACCTCGACCAACAACACTCATGGAGTCTTTTGACATTTTGGACACGGGGTGTGACCATTCTCAGTGGCATGCCATGGATGCACTTGAAGAGCCACAATTTGTAGATATTGTACCCCATGCCTATGATCCAAACTTCTTTAGTGGCCTCGAGGAAATGGAACCACTGCAGGATATCACTGATGTTGGATGA